In the Sorghum bicolor cultivar BTx623 chromosome 4, Sorghum_bicolor_NCBIv3, whole genome shotgun sequence genome, TACTAATGTTGAGATTTACTGTGAGAGAAATAAACTATTCTATGACTAAACAGTAGAGCTAAATCTGACTCATGAGCTCAAGTGAACAACACAATCATGGAATAACTCCGTAAAAAATGTAGAGTTTGTAGAGCACCTCTTTAGATGTCCTTACAATTTATTCTAGAGTAAAGTGCATAAAATTCAAtttgtttggctaaaaaatatGGATCGGATCTTAAAATGGCTGAATGGCTGCTGGTATTGTGGGACTTGACCCAAGCTCGTTGTATCCTCTGCATAGGCTCAAACACACACAGACATATGGTGCAACCAGCTTTGTTGGGTGCAACCAACGAGGGTTGCTGTTTATTTGCCTCCACCGGTCATGCACCTTAGGTCGACTACTCTCAGCAGCTCGCTCATGAGGCCCAAAGCTGCAATATAAAAACTAAGCTGGCCGTTCCAAATCTATTTTCCCAGCCGTTTTTACCAGCTGACCACCGTGGAAGGCCAGAGATTCATTGCCGTTTTTATCAATTACCACTGTGAAAGACCGATGAAAATCGCAAACTTAACAGTTGTCTTCAAGAGAACGTCACTATGAATAttatgttggtgtttttctAAGAAAACTATCACTGTAAATGATTTTGTGAAATTGCATATTGAGCAAAAAAGCATTGTTTTTACCTGAGGAGGCTCACACAAGGCAGCCACATACAATTTTGAGTGTTTATTTCACTTTCGCGAGAAATCCATGCATATGCAACCTAGGAATCAAACTCGtcaccttttttttctttgcgaATAATCAAACTCAGCACTCAAGTCTCTCGCATTGCACTTATTACCACTGCACCCACATGTCGCTTGTGACTAAACATCATAAATGATCCCTTAGTATTCACTCTAACAGATTTGAAAATAGAGATTTTAAGTCCTAAATAGATTAAAATGAAAATagattcaactacaaagttttagatcTCGTAGAGAtcaacaactttgcttttgatcaTTTTACCATCCAAAGTTATTTCGATatccaaaaaatataaaatttaaaATCTTTAGTCTTAAAACATATTTCTGTGTTTTAAATGATTTAAGTGAGAAAGTTATTTTCTACTACAATATAAACTTTTAGATCTCgtagagatctacaactttacttTTGATCATTCTACCATCCAAGGTttcgaaatccaaaaactatTAATTTTAAAATCATAAGTCTTAAAACATAATTTCTATGTTTCAAATGATTTAAATGAGAATGTTATTTTCTACTACAAATTTATAGATATTTTAGAATACTATAATGCTTGTTCGGATCATTTCTCCATCCGAGATTATTTGAAAAAatgtattttttataataacGCTAGGTTAAGAAAACCATAAGTATAAAAACAGTTTTACTAGATGTTTTAAGGCTACCACCAGTAGAAATCATGTACTttcttccatcccaaattataactcattccaaaaatcttagaGGGTCAAAGCATCttatgtttgaccaaatttatatgataaaaattaacatttatgatatcattTAATTATCATTATATTcttcattagttatatttttatagtatatccaCTTGatctcataaatctttataattttttctataattttagttaaactttatatgatttaatcctccaaaattcttggaatgtcttataatttagaatgaagaAAGTATTTTTTTAATGATACTAATGGTAGGCTTAAGAAATAGTCAGTAAAAATAAATTTGTACCAGTGGTTCATAACCAGCCGATAATTTTATTTCTAGTGGCGTCTATACATTTATGAACGGCCAGTAAAAAAATACTAGTAACTATCAGCTATTGATTTTGTACCAGTGCTAGAAGAATCGGAACTCATATTCGTTTTTCGACGTGCAAGACTTTAGTCGTTTTACGAAGCGTGTCAGCCTGGCCCAACAGATTTTTCATGTAAACAAACACGCGCGAGTGCAGCCTGCGCGGGCTGGCCCAACGCGTAGCCCAGGTTACAAACAGCACACCGCCAGTACTGCAGCGCGCACAGCAGGCTGCAGGCCCTCTAAAAAAAAGCAATGCCCCAGGCTAGCAGCTACGTACTCACTAGCAAAATGTTGTCCACAGCTCTCTAGAGAGGATCTCCGTATACAATAAACTGATTTTTTCAGACCTTGTGTGCTGTACTCGTCTTGTGAGTCAAttagctaaaaatattatttattgatttataatattatttattaatttattataaaaaaatacagtTGAATAATTGATAGATTAAACCGATAAATTTAAGCGAACAGGGTAGCACGAAAAGCTCATGACTCATGAGttcatgactcatgagcaccACCTGGCATCGCTGTGAGGTCTTGTTTTGATGATGGCGGCTGACGACAGATCAAATatttagggtgtgtttggttgggctgTGACTTTTGAAAAAGCTACTGTGAGCTTTGAGCTTTTAAAAAGCTGTTGTGGGATGTGGGCTTTGAGAAACCCAAAAGTCATTTGGTTGGTCACTTGtggcttttgaaaaaaaaactgaacGGATCCTAAAAATCAGTGAAAGCAGGGGGTGATGTGCTTTTGGATTTGTACTACGTGAAAAGCTGCTTTTGGGCAAAAGCACTTGTGGCTTTTGAGCCCTTTGGTTGGCTTTTGGCTTTTACAAAAACAAAAGCAGGTTCAAAAGCCCAACCAAAGGGACCCTTAGATCGCCTAGGGCGGCAGTGCTGAGAGCGACCTACCGCTACGGTTTTGCGTCCTATGCGTGGCCTTGTTAGTTTCTCCCAAAAAAAATTACACCTTCTCCCATTAAGTGTTTAAACACATGcatttaatattatatatagattaaaaataattaattatatagactATGATTAATTTATAAgacaaatttttaaaatttaattagtacatgatttgataataaagtattgtaacaacacatgtgctaatgatagattaatcttTATGATTAAGGCCACAAGAAAGTATTGATTGCTGAAGCTTGAACTACAACGCCCACGTCATCAATACTTTACAGCCTCAAAAGGTGTTAACTTCTTCTGATCTTGAGGCGTTACTGTGCAAACCTTCTTTCTGTTGTCAATGCATGCAAGATCTTTGTTGTCTCTgctaccttttttttttgaacattgCTACCTTTTTTTTGCGACTATGTTATCTCTGCTACCTTATCTCCTCAATGAAAGCGTGCACAAATATGAGTATTCAATTAATCGTGCAGCCTAAGGGCCTGTTGGCTTAGAGCCTGTTTGCTTGGCTGAAAAGCCAAATCatagctaaaaatattatttgtttatttgttgtgagagaaaaatattactaaATGACTAACAGATTCGACAAATAAGCTTAAGCGCACGGTCTCTTTAGTTCTTACACTAGTGGGTAGCGCCGTAGCGGCATGCATCTCTATTTTCTCCACTCACGCTGGCATGCGGGATTGCATTGTTTTTTGCCACAAACActccattttttttatatatctatatatattttgTTCCATTCTTTTGTTCATGGCATGGATGCATAGCACACGGAGACGAGATTGGTCATAACAGTTGCTATCCATGTTTAGGTATATGATCAGTATTATTTCAGATTGATATCGGACAACATATAAACCATTGGTTTTTCTCCTTTTAGAATTTGAATCTTTAAAATAATctgttttttgtttcttttgttAATCCATTATATGTTGTATTTGTTTAACATGATCAGTTCCTGCTTCAATCTCTTGATCTATGGCAATGTACAGTTTTCTTAGCATGTTCCTAGTTTTTCTAATGATAATAAGACATTTTCTATTTGTTTCATTCTAATATTGTTCTGAACCTCATATTTTATTATAACATGCATAATTTATTTGTGTTTTGCATATGCTATCTTATTTTTGTTCACCAAGATGTTTGTCGAGATATTTGTATACACATTTATATATTGGAAACCGGAACAAAAATCAAATATATTGTCTAGATATTTGTGTTATCAAAATGGCTTCATTTgtttataacaactttaaatGGTTCATAAGGACAACAACTTTGATGCCTAATAACATACTATATAAACATATTGCTAATTATTTTCATACAATACTCATGCATTGAATGTTACTTAAACTAGTGCTTAGTTTTATATTTTGTTGTTCTTACCAATGGTGTGCGTGCAATGTTCGAAAACTTAAATTTGCCATACTACAACCATCTTCTTTTAGCCATGGATCTGATGCATCATTGTATTATCTTTTAAATTTTCATCTTCAAGACATTAAATTTAAATCGACCATTGAAATCCCAAAGCAACATGTGAGAATTAATCAAGTTTTTTTATAATTCAGCGATTGATATTTTTCTTGATTTTCACGAAGAATTCCCATTATTGGTCTTTGGCCCATGATGTGTTTTCCTATGTGTTGCTCAAGTGCTTGGCGCCTCCTGATTTTAATCCAAATTATGCTATGACCTGTATAGTGCTCTTGTattgttttatttattatgaGATGTTGGATAAGCTATATAGTGAAACTGATGCAATAgtctttttttaaaagaaagaagaattgtaTTAGATTATAGCTGAGTACATCATCATGCTACTAGCACTCTAAAAATGCACTAAGTATATCCAGAAACTGATCATCTAAATTGTATCCAAGTTTTGTATAACTCAAAATCTCAAGTCCAACCTGTTCGCTTATGTGAAAAGTCATGGCTCAAAGtactgtttgctgatttattttgagagaaaaatactagtggctggcagaaaaagtactgcttataagacaagcgaacaaaTTCCGTCGTTCAAAAAAACAAGTCTCCATGCCGACATGTCAAGGAGGTTGCTGACGTTGTTGTGGCCTTCATCTTCAACGGAATCGCCATGGAGAAAACAATCCACCCTACCCTCTCGTCGTATCGAGGAGGAAGAGATAAATTTCCAATACTAAGAAACTTGGCATAGAAAGACCTAATTCTAAGGACTAAAACTCATTAAAATGATAGATTCTCACTCCATCTGACCTCCGACAAGATGCTAGAGGAGGACTAGCGGTGGTAGAGGCAAGGCGATGGCGACAACGAGTCCTTGATTGTTTGCAGTGGGATGAGATAGAGCTCACCTAAGTCTGTCTCCAATAACCGTCACTCAAAATACAAGACTTATTCGTCTTTTGGATAGCGCTACAGATAACAGGTTGAATATCTATTTTTTGGTCTTCTCTAACAACATAACCCAAAAAAATAATCCTTGTGTAAATGGGCCTTGAGGAGATAGAATACCCACATtcgggttatgcctctcctgacaCACAAAATAGGTCTTCTATATAGATACTCTGTTGGAcattataggtattgtgttgaaaATCTGTTTTGGATTTGGGTTCTGCAATGAGTCTCTCGTTGAAGACAGCCTTAACAAATGCAATAGTCGAGGCATAAATAAACGACCTGATTTGTATGAAAAATAAGAAACTTCAATTtaagaatgaaaaaaaaaagttttgcaGCTGCTGTGGCAGCTGTGCTTGCAGCTCCCCCTCACGTATCACTGTAGGGCGTAGGACAACTGCTGCAGCGAaggagctaattgtgtttctaaatGGAAAGTAGAGTATACCTTTGAGTTTGAATAGGACTTTAGCATTTCCCTCCACCTCCAGCAGCACTTTGTTTGGGGGTTGATCGATTGCGTTTGGATTTTATAAAGAAAGATCCACCATCACGCTTCTCATTCTTATATCCAAGGAGGCCCAGGAAGGTCCATAAATAACACGACTATACCTAGGCCCACGTAACGGGGCTGGCCTAAAAAAAACTGTGGACTTAGAAAATTAGCTACTTTATTaggcaggccttgtttagacctAGAAAATTTGGATTTCGATagcgtagtatttttgtttttatttgataaatattatctaattatagagtaactagatttaaaaaaacTCATCTCTTGATTTAGACTGtgcaattactttttatttttatctatatttaatactctatacatgtgattcgatgtgacgggaagtcttgaaaagtttttggtttttgtagTATTAGAAATTctgctaaaaaaacaaaaaagtatTAGAAATTCTGCTAAAAAAAGTATCAGAAATAGGTTACTACAGAGATAGaaatagaaattccaaaataGAAAAGGATCGAGTAGGCGCTGCATTCGGAGAGGGAGCAAGACCAGTTGTTACAGACAAATATTCCTCAGCACAAGTCCAACTGTCACTCTGCCAAACTGTAaataaaagcaaaaaaaaaaaaagagaaagagagagcaaAACACAACCAGAAAAAAACATTAGTTATTAAAAACTACAGCAATTTCGGTCTCCAATTAGATTAGAAGATCCACTACTGACACAACCAGCCTGCAGCAAGATGTCTGCTatgctcctcggatcccgttccAGAATCCAATCTTGGCTTCAAGAATCCAACCAAAATCTATCCAAGATGGAACCTTTGTTGCAAGCCAAGATGAAAAATCTCTCGTGTTCAGTTCAATTACGGGGAATTATATGTCCAAAGATGCAACCTTTGATGAATGGATTCAGTAGTCCGGCATGAGCTGGGAGATCTTGCCCTCCTCGCCTGGGGTGGCTGCAGTCCGGTCCGTGGCGCGAAGCCACAGACACACGGCGGAGAAGCTGAGCACAAGGCTGAGCAGCCCGCTGCCAAGGCCGATGCCAACGATGGCGAGCACGGAGAGTCCCCGCTTCCGCAAAGGCGGCAGCGGGTACCCGTACAAGCCCTTGTTCCCTACGAAGGAGCTGGCATTGAACCTCGCCGTCCCGACGGCTGCCGTGCTGCCAGCGCCGGTGCGGTTGGCGAGGAGCACGGGGATGGGGCCCGAGAGGCGGTTGTAGGAGACGTCGAAGGTCGAGAGCCTGACGAGGAGGCCGAGCTCGTCGGGGATGGGGCCGGACAGCTGGTTGCCATGGAGATCTATGACGTTGAGGTAGGCGCAGCTGGCGAGCTCCCGCGGGATGGCGCCGGAGAGCGCGTTCGCGGAGAGGTTGAGCACGGCGAGGTTCAGCAGCGCGGAGAGCTCCGTCGGGATGGCGCCGGACAGCGCGTTCGCGGAGAGGTCCAGCGACTGGAGGTTGGTGCAGTTGGAGAGCTCCGGCGGGATGGTGCCCCCGAGCGAGAGCTCCGGGAGGGCTAGCTTGTACACCCGCCCGTTGTTGCAGGTCACGCCTTGGAGGTGCGAGAAAAAGCCATCGCACGGCGCCGAGATCGCCGCCTTGGTCCAGTTGAGACCGCCGGAGGGATCGTAGAGGGACTGGTGCAGGTGGGACAGGCAACGCTCGTCGTTAGGGTCGGCAGCGCAAGGAGGTGCCGTGAGGAGAAAGAACACGGCAgctatggcggcggcggcggcgtggtggtggtggtggtgacggGACATTTGGGGACGGTGGTGGTGGGGAACTCACT is a window encoding:
- the LOC8081969 gene encoding probable leucine-rich repeat receptor-like protein kinase IMK3 translates to MSRHHHHHHAAAAAIAAVFFLLTAPPCAADPNDERCLSHLHQSLYDPSGGLNWTKAAISAPCDGFFSHLQGVTCNNGRVYKLALPELSLGGTIPPELSNCTNLQSLDLSANALSGAIPTELSALLNLAVLNLSANALSGAIPRELASCAYLNVIDLHGNQLSGPIPDELGLLVRLSTFDVSYNRLSGPIPVLLANRTGAGSTAAVGTARFNASSFVGNKGLYGYPLPPLRKRGLSVLAIVGIGLGSGLLSLVLSFSAVCLWLRATDRTAATPGEEGKISQLMPDY